The Nisaea sediminum nucleotide sequence AGGCGCCGCGCTATACCGGTCTGCCGACCTTCATGCGAACGCCTTACCGGCAGAGCGCCGAAGGGCTCGATATTGCGCTGGTCGGTGTTCCCTATGACGGCGGGGTGACCAATCGTCCCGGCGCCCGGCACGGGCCGCGGGAGATCCGCAATCAGAGCAGCATGATACGCACCATCAACCAAGCAACGGGAACCTGTCCCTACGAACTCTGCTCGATTGCCGATGTCGGCGACGCGGTGGTCGAGCGGCCGTTCCAGCTTGAGCAAGCGCATGAACAGATTCAGGCCTACTATGAAAAGCTGGCGGAGACCGGTGCGGTGCCGCTCAGTGCCGGCGGCGATCATTCGATCACGTTGCCGATCCTGAGGGTCCTTGGACGCAAGCAGCCGGTCGGGCTGATCCAGATCGATGCCCATTGCGATACCGGCGACGATTATCTCGGCTCCCGCTTCCACCACGGCTCACCGTTCTCGCGGGCGGTGGAGGAAGGCGTGCTCGATCCGGAACGCTGCGTGCAGATCGGCATTCGCGGAGGCATAAACGGGCGCGACCAGTGGGCCTTCAGCTACGAGCACGGGATGCGCGTCATCCAGATGCACGAAGCCCATGCGATGGGACTGGAGGCGGTCATCGCCGAGGCCCGGCGCGTCGTCGGCAACGGGCCCACCTACTTCACGTTCGACATCGACGGCATTGATCCGGCTTATGCGCCGGGAACCGGGACGCCGGAGATCGGCGGCTTCACGGCACTCGAGGCGCAGCTCCTGGTCCGCGGCATGAGCGGGGTGAATCTGATCGGCGCGGACGTGGTCGAGGTCGCGCCGCCTTTCGATCCGAGCGGCATCACCGCGCTGACCGGCGCGACGGTCATGTTCGAGCTGCTCTGTATTCTGGCCGAGGCGGTCGCGGCGCGCCGCGCTTGAGGCAATGAACATCCGCGGCATCGCATGGGGAGTTCTGGTCGCGGTTCTCCTCGGAGTGGTTCCGGCCCGGTCCGAGGACGCGGATCCAACTGTCTTTCTGGCGGATCCGGAGCTCGTGTCGGGAGCGGTGCCGGAGCTGCGCTTCGTACGCTGGCCGGTCGATCGGTGGGCGGCCATCTATGCGCGCACGGCGAACGGTTCGGTCGTGGGGCTGTCCTTAAAGCAAAGGGGCAGCACGAATGAAGCGGGGCGGGTGCTGCGCATTTCCCAAGGGGCGGAACGGCGGGTCCGGGTCGGAGGCACCTCGGGCTATTTCGTGTCGCCGCGGACCGGAGCGGCATCCGATCGTGAAGCCCTGATCGTTTTGCTCGCCGCAGGCCGACCGCCCGAATTCGGCAGCCTTGCTCCCATAGCAGGCATTCAGTTGCCGGGCGACGCACCATCCGCCGGAACATTCTTCCATCAACTCGCAACTGCGCCGTGGCTCGGAGATGTCGAGATCCATATGGTCCCCTACCGGATCAGGGCAGGAAAAGGCGCGGCGGTATCTGCTGCCGAGCGGGAGAGCTCTGATGTCCAGCTCGTCTTTTCCGGCGTGCCATTCGACAAAGTCCTGACGGTTGCGGACATCCTCGCTGTGGAGACCGTCGATCCTCCATCGCCCTTGCGTATCCGGCGCCGCGATGAGCGCGGTCCTGTATCGTTTGGTTACAGAACGGCTCTCGACCTCACGGTGCTTGCCGGGAGGCTCGAAAAGATTGCCGCCGATCTGGGCGAGCGCGTGTCCGTCTCCGTCGATCTCGCCAACCGGCGGTTGGAGCTGTCCGCGCCCTGATCCGCGGGAAGCCGGCTGCATACGGGAGTGTTGCGGTCGGTTAGGAAATCACCCAAGATAAGCACGCATAAGGCGAGAAAATATAAAATTACTCACTGATTTTGAGGGGCTGCGCGCGTGTTTGAGCATGGTGGTGGAGCAGCTGGCCTGAGAACGGAGATCAGCGGCGAGCTTGCCTCGGCGCTCGCCGCGGTCGTCGAAGCCTCGGGCGATGGCGGACGGCGCTACGATGCCAGAGTGCGCCGCTCCCTTATCCAGACGGTCGCCGCCAGGGCCTATGGCCGGCCTTTGCTGGAACTCGCCTTCCTGATCTCCGCCGCGGACCGGATCGCGGGACGCGGAGGGTATATCGGTTATCTCTGGGGCGTACGTACAGCGACCGCTTCGGCCTTCAAAGCGGCGTCGATCGCCTCCGTGCGGCGCGACCTAAACGGGTCCGAGGTGCGTGCCGGAGCGAACGAGCTTGTCCTCCGGACCGCCTCGCCGGAATTCCGCATCAGCTATGGCCGGATCCCTTTCCTGGCCGCGTTGCTCGATTTTTGCGTAACGGCCCTCGGTTTCGAGGCGGTGGACGGTGAAATCGCGGCATTTCTTGCAGGCCCGCATGGGCGGGGAGAGGCGCAGGCGCTCGCCAACGCCTTGTCCAGACGCCTCTACGAGTTTCTGAAGCGGCATCTCCCCTCGCAGCAATACGAGCGGAAGTTCGGCGTCATATGCGGTTTTCTCGCCGAACGAAACGGACGCAGACCCACAGCCGAATCCATCGATGACCGCACGATCCTCGCGTTCTGGGAACTGCGTTGCGCGCTGCATTCCGACGGTGGGGACTTCAGGGGATTTCGCACTGTCGCTCTCGACTGTTTCCGGCTCCGGACGGCGCTCAAGGAGGCTGCGGTCCGGCGGGCGGTTGAAAGCGCCGCACCGATCGGGCCATCGCGCGAACAGGGAGAGGTCGATCCCGAACAGGTGCTGGAGGCGCTGGAGGTCGTAGACGGAAGACGGGCCATCCTCAGCGAACTTTCCTCGCCTCCAGCGGACCGGCTCAAATCGGTGAACAAGCGGGAGGCGGCGCGGCTTGAACTCGTTCTGGAGGCCGGGGAGGCGGCGGGCATTCTGCCGCTGACAATCCTGCGCGCCGAAGTGTTCGGCGCGCATCAGGCGCGTATCATCCAAGCGCTGCGCCGGCGGAGCGGGCATGCCGGGCAGGATTTGGTGGCCGGTCTGATCGGCACCTCGCCGGAAGAGACATACGCGACCGCCGTCACAAGCTACGGGACGATCGCAACGCATCTCCGGAAAATTCGCAAGGCCTTGATGTACATTCTGTTCCGGAACCGAAGACCGGAAGCTTTGGCGATTGCGGTCTCGCTCTTTCCGGAGATGGCGCCGGCCCTCAAGTCGAGTGTTTCCGGTCCAGGACATTTCGAGGGAAACGTGGTCCCGCTTCGCCCGGAGCAGGTGGTCGGAGGATTGATCGAGCATGCGCTCTCCGGCGATCCGGAGACGGCACCCGAAGCCGGGTTTTTTCGCGCCGCCCGAGGCGCATTCGCCAAGATCAACCGTCGCGGTTTCGAGGAAAGCCGGGTGCTGGAGCGCGAGATTCTGGAGGCGGCCGAAGTCAGTGATCCGCTGGTTCGTGATTGCGCTGAAAGCCTGCAGGACCTGCTGAAGTCGCTCGGCCGGCACTTTGACCTGATCTCGCCGGATCAGGTTTTCGACGAGGATTGCCGCCGTTTCGCCACTGCTCTGGCGGCGCTTTACCGGGAGCACGCATGACCGGCGAGGACGGAACGGCGGCCGATCCGTTAGCCAGGGCGCTCTTTACCGCAGCCTCACTGGCGCAGGACCTGCGTGGCGCGACGAAGGAGGCCGCCGGCGCGATCTGCTTTTCCGAGTTGGTGCATTGTCTGTTGCGGCCGGAGGGGGAGGGAGCGGATGCGGTTTTGGACCGCGCTTTCGATGATCCGAATTTTGCCCCGGCGGCGGAAGCCTTGCTCCGCCGGATTGCCCTGGCCGAGTTTCCTGCCGCCGCAGCGGCGAGCAGCGGCGGCCTCGAAATGCGCGAACGTGCCGGCTTCCGTCTGCGGTTGGCGCCGTCGCTTGCCGAGGGCGGACCGACATATCTGCTGATCGAGCAGGTGCGGCCGGAGACGGGGCTGCCGCGCGTGCTCGTCGCCATTCCTCCGCGCGCGCGCCCGGAATATGCCGTCTTGCCCGAGGCGGAAACATTGCCGCTTCAGCTCATGTTTGATGCCGATGCGCCGTTTCTCCGGGCGTTCCGCAATCCGGACAGCAGGCTTTACCTGACGTGATGGCCGGCACGAAACGGGTACGGGTTTTCGTCGCGACGACCCGCGGGGCGGTTCGCGTGGTGCGGATCTCGGCCGAGAATCCGGCGGTCCGGTCCGCTCTCTGTCTCTCCGGCTCTCTCGCTGCGTTGCCTGTCAGCGCCGACTACGACTCTTTCGTGCGCGAGCCGACCGGCGTGGTCGAGCGGCTGACCGGACATCCGGTCTATCGGACGGATCTGTCGGCGGCGATTGACGGTGGCGAGAGCTGGCAACTCGGACTTTTTCTCGCACACATGCTGAAG carries:
- the speB gene encoding agmatinase, producing the protein MGMSEQDFQAMQAPRYTGLPTFMRTPYRQSAEGLDIALVGVPYDGGVTNRPGARHGPREIRNQSSMIRTINQATGTCPYELCSIADVGDAVVERPFQLEQAHEQIQAYYEKLAETGAVPLSAGGDHSITLPILRVLGRKQPVGLIQIDAHCDTGDDYLGSRFHHGSPFSRAVEEGVLDPERCVQIGIRGGINGRDQWAFSYEHGMRVIQMHEAHAMGLEAVIAEARRVVGNGPTYFTFDIDGIDPAYAPGTGTPEIGGFTALEAQLLVRGMSGVNLIGADVVEVAPPFDPSGITALTGATVMFELLCILAEAVAARRA